In a genomic window of Dyadobacter fermentans DSM 18053:
- a CDS encoding T9SS type B sorting domain-containing protein, producing MILQKAFLSNGTIAYKCNRATVYDTRGVTAQYSSCGGGKVVLTLVDNVVLKAYDQVEIKWGDGETSIWNKGGALIFEHNYANVSNAPTVSITGLYAAGKPCAKGITANLPISFERPQLNAIQMSSVEMRGDGTIRLIYLGVAGIPTQIQFSSDGTNFAAHGTRSSGGTQPYDIKGQNTAQVYKVRLSSEDLCAGSTLTQPLSTMTLSGTSTDGANNLKWNQYPDAAQFEGYDLLRDGNVIKSFTSLGETSYTDSDVECGTFTEYQIVAKLKNATSTSAPVGLRVETGSAKPLAGGSVSVLDASSIAIKADVPGAGPNTTFQLSIERAEAGSTLFKKIITLYNQSEYIDDAAKTSELSYCYRMSYENSCGQKVPASEPICTILLSKNLTTLNWTGENPILGGTEGYTVVQTGSSGNSEDIPVQKSTSYTVKLNNQSDLEYNFLIKATSQDGDFESLSNIVNYRRNAGVFVPDAFTPNGDGFNDILEAKSEQLQSFKFSVMNRWGVVVFHSDDIAKGWDGTVDGTNAPVGYYFYKMTFVDDINQTVEKSGTFMLLR from the coding sequence TTGATTCTTCAGAAAGCATTCCTCTCAAACGGGACGATTGCATATAAATGTAATCGCGCAACCGTTTACGACACCAGGGGAGTAACGGCTCAATACTCGTCCTGCGGAGGTGGGAAAGTTGTATTGACATTGGTGGATAACGTGGTTCTGAAAGCGTACGACCAGGTCGAAATCAAATGGGGGGATGGCGAGACTTCGATATGGAATAAAGGCGGGGCATTGATTTTTGAGCATAACTATGCAAACGTGTCAAATGCTCCAACGGTATCGATAACAGGTTTATATGCGGCAGGAAAGCCATGTGCCAAGGGAATTACCGCCAACCTGCCAATAAGTTTTGAAAGACCTCAACTAAATGCAATCCAAATGTCGAGCGTGGAGATGAGGGGAGATGGAACGATTCGTTTGATTTACCTCGGAGTGGCGGGTATTCCAACGCAGATTCAATTCAGTTCTGATGGAACCAATTTTGCTGCGCATGGCACGAGGTCGTCCGGCGGTACGCAGCCTTACGATATCAAAGGCCAGAACACCGCACAAGTTTACAAAGTGAGGCTATCCTCAGAAGATCTTTGTGCAGGAAGCACGCTCACACAGCCACTGAGCACCATGACTCTCTCGGGAACTTCCACTGACGGTGCAAATAATCTGAAATGGAATCAATATCCCGATGCAGCGCAGTTTGAGGGCTACGATTTGCTACGCGATGGCAATGTTATCAAAAGCTTCACTTCACTCGGAGAAACATCTTACACCGATTCGGATGTGGAATGCGGAACGTTTACTGAATATCAAATAGTAGCGAAATTAAAGAACGCCACTTCCACCTCTGCTCCCGTAGGTCTAAGAGTGGAAACAGGCAGTGCAAAGCCACTTGCGGGGGGCTCTGTGTCGGTTCTTGATGCGAGCAGCATTGCTATTAAGGCGGATGTTCCCGGAGCCGGGCCCAACACGACGTTTCAATTATCGATCGAACGCGCCGAGGCTGGCAGCACATTGTTTAAGAAGATCATCACGCTTTACAATCAGAGCGAGTACATCGACGATGCTGCTAAAACCAGCGAACTTTCCTACTGCTACCGCATGAGCTACGAAAACTCCTGCGGCCAGAAAGTGCCGGCCTCCGAACCGATCTGCACTATTCTGCTCAGTAAAAATCTGACAACCCTTAACTGGACGGGGGAAAACCCGATCCTCGGCGGCACGGAAGGTTACACGGTCGTCCAGACCGGGTCGAGTGGTAATTCGGAGGACATTCCGGTGCAAAAGAGCACGAGCTACACCGTGAAGCTCAATAACCAAAGCGACCTGGAATATAATTTTCTGATTAAGGCAACGTCGCAGGATGGCGATTTTGAAAGTTTGTCCAATATTGTCAACTACCGGCGCAATGCAGGCGTGTTTGTCCCCGATGCTTTTACGCCCAATGGAGACGGTTTTAACGATATTCTCGAAGCCAAATCGGAGCAATTGCAGTCTTTCAAATTTTCGGTCATGAACCGTTGGGGCGTGGTCGTTTTCCATTCCGATGACATTGCGAAAGGCTGGGACGGAACCGTTGATGGGACCAATGCGCCGGTGGGTTATTACTTCTACAAGATGACTTTCGTCGACGACATCAATCAAACTGTTGAAAAAAGCGGTACTTTTATGCTTTTACGGTGA
- a CDS encoding response regulator transcription factor, which yields MSTAKSANSAPKVLVVDDDSDIVELLEYNLTKEGYSVLTASNGKKAIDIAKAFVPDLILLDIMMPQLDGIETGRILRQNPDIKNTYILFLTARSEEYSEVAAFEVGADDYITKPIKPRALMSRINALFRREAQKAESGDTIEILDLSINRKNYTVTQGGEKSTVLPKKEFELLFFLAQTPNKVFSRDELLQKIWGADIYVLERTVDVHIRKLREKLGDTYIKTLKGVGYMFSNERE from the coding sequence ATGAGCACTGCTAAATCTGCAAACTCGGCTCCGAAAGTACTGGTAGTTGACGACGATTCCGACATTGTTGAACTTCTCGAATATAACTTAACCAAGGAAGGCTATTCGGTACTGACCGCCTCCAACGGAAAGAAGGCTATCGACATCGCCAAGGCATTCGTACCCGATCTCATCCTCCTCGACATCATGATGCCCCAACTCGACGGCATCGAAACCGGCAGGATATTGCGCCAGAATCCCGACATCAAGAACACCTATATCCTGTTTCTGACCGCGCGCTCCGAGGAATATTCGGAAGTAGCTGCGTTTGAAGTAGGTGCCGACGATTACATCACCAAGCCGATCAAGCCGCGTGCGCTCATGAGCCGGATCAATGCATTGTTCCGTCGCGAAGCCCAGAAAGCGGAGTCGGGCGATACGATCGAGATCCTCGATTTGTCCATTAACCGCAAGAACTATACGGTAACCCAGGGCGGCGAGAAGTCGACTGTTTTGCCTAAAAAAGAATTCGAACTGCTGTTTTTCCTGGCACAAACGCCGAACAAGGTTTTCAGCCGCGACGAATTGCTGCAAAAGATCTGGGGGGCAGATATTTATGTGCTCGAAAGGACCGTGGATGTCCATATTCGCAAACTGCGCGAAAAGCTGGGCGATACTTATATCAAAACTTTGAAGGGCGTAGGCTATATGTTCAGCAACGAGCGCGAATAA
- a CDS encoding glycosyltransferase family 2 protein, with protein sequence MAPSVAIVILNYNGQHYLEKFLPKVIEHSGDHAIWIADNASTDQSLDWLKTHYPELKTLIINENKGYAGGYNDALRRIQADYYILLNSDIEVTGNWIAPVIAFMESDPLIAACQPKIRAYDLPTHFEYAGAAGGYMDYLGYPFCRGRIFDTREEDLGQYDDEKDVFWATGACLFVRSSAFHAAAGFDESFFAHMEEIDLCWRLLNMRYRITYCGKSTVYHVGGGTLHKSNPRKTFLNYRNNLIMLYKNLPKGRRWKTILIRLILDGLSSVRFMATGAWPDVLAIVRAHFAFYAMIPELTRKTQRTRYRAPLYYRSVVWEYFVLGKHKFGKLTGIEPIKAPRL encoded by the coding sequence ATGGCTCCCTCTGTTGCGATTGTAATCCTGAATTATAACGGTCAGCATTATCTCGAAAAATTCCTTCCCAAAGTCATCGAACACTCCGGAGATCATGCGATCTGGATTGCCGATAACGCCTCCACAGACCAGTCGCTCGATTGGCTGAAAACCCATTATCCTGAGCTTAAAACGCTCATTATCAATGAAAACAAAGGCTATGCGGGAGGTTATAATGACGCGCTGCGCCGTATCCAGGCCGACTATTACATTCTGCTGAATTCAGACATTGAAGTGACCGGGAACTGGATCGCCCCGGTGATCGCATTCATGGAGTCGGATCCGCTGATTGCGGCTTGCCAACCGAAAATACGCGCTTACGATCTGCCTACGCACTTCGAATATGCGGGAGCCGCGGGCGGTTACATGGATTACCTGGGCTACCCATTCTGCCGCGGCCGAATTTTCGACACCAGGGAGGAAGACCTGGGACAGTACGACGATGAAAAGGACGTTTTTTGGGCCACAGGAGCCTGCTTGTTCGTGCGGTCATCGGCATTCCACGCCGCCGCAGGCTTCGACGAATCGTTTTTCGCACATATGGAGGAGATCGACCTCTGCTGGCGGTTACTTAATATGCGTTACCGCATTACCTATTGCGGGAAATCGACGGTTTACCATGTCGGCGGAGGCACGCTGCACAAATCTAACCCGCGGAAAACTTTCCTGAACTACCGCAACAACCTGATCATGCTTTACAAAAACCTGCCGAAAGGCCGGAGGTGGAAAACGATATTGATCAGGCTGATCCTCGACGGCCTTTCGAGCGTTCGGTTTATGGCTACCGGTGCATGGCCCGACGTTTTGGCCATCGTGCGCGCGCATTTCGCCTTTTACGCGATGATCCCCGAGCTCACGCGCAAAACGCAACGAACCCGTTACCGCGCGCCGCTATATTACAGAAGTGTTGTTTGGGAATATTTCGTGCTTGGAAAGCACAAGTTTGGCAAGCTTACCGGCATTGAGCCCATCAAAGCTCCCAGATTGTAG
- the lysS gene encoding lysine--tRNA ligase: MLLSEQEILRRQKREELMRMGIEPYPAEEFIVNAYAADILKNYENNKIDYKHVTMAGRLMGFRIMGSAAFAEFQDSTGRVQLYFRRDDLCPGEDKTLYNTVFKKLLDIGDMIAVTGFVFTTQTGEISVHVQEFKILNKSLRPLPVVKRDEDGNVHDGFTDPELRYRQRYVDLIVNPEVREIFIKRARIITTMRSHFDSNGWLEVETPVLQSIHGGAAARPFTTHHNALDLGLYLRIATELHLKRLIVGGFEGVYEFGKLFRNEGMDRTHNPEFTTVELYVAYKDYLWMMKMTEEVLEKVALAVNGTTKATFNGVELDFAGPYPRLSITDAIKQFTGLDVEALDEVAIREQCRAWGMEVNESMGKGKLIDEIFGEKVESNIIQPTFIIDHPVEMSPLTKKHRTKKGMVERFELFVNGREIANAYSELNDPIEQKERFEDQLRLKEKGDDEAMEMDDDFIRSLEYGMPPTAGIGIGIDRLTMLLTDNVSIQEVIFFPQMRPEKKAEIAKESDYVEAGVPAVWVPALQKMNILTIEQLKGANANKIFNDLGGMRKKLKIEEKMPQLDDIKSWVE; the protein is encoded by the coding sequence ATGCTACTGAGCGAACAGGAAATACTGCGCCGTCAAAAGCGCGAAGAACTCATGCGGATGGGCATTGAGCCTTACCCTGCCGAGGAATTTATCGTGAACGCCTACGCGGCCGACATCCTTAAAAACTACGAAAACAACAAGATCGACTATAAACACGTGACCATGGCCGGCCGGCTGATGGGCTTCCGCATTATGGGAAGCGCCGCTTTCGCCGAGTTCCAGGACAGCACGGGACGCGTTCAACTTTACTTCCGCCGCGACGACCTCTGCCCCGGCGAAGACAAGACATTATATAATACTGTTTTCAAAAAGCTGCTCGATATCGGTGACATGATCGCCGTTACGGGCTTTGTATTTACTACCCAAACCGGCGAAATCTCGGTTCACGTGCAGGAATTCAAGATCCTGAACAAATCGCTCCGCCCGCTGCCGGTGGTGAAGCGTGACGAGGACGGCAATGTACACGACGGATTCACCGACCCCGAACTGCGTTACCGCCAACGTTACGTGGACCTAATCGTTAACCCCGAGGTGCGCGAGATATTTATCAAACGGGCCCGGATCATCACCACCATGCGTTCGCATTTTGATTCGAACGGCTGGCTGGAAGTGGAAACGCCGGTGCTGCAATCGATCCACGGCGGTGCGGCTGCAAGGCCTTTCACCACGCACCACAATGCGCTCGACCTGGGCTTGTACCTGCGTATCGCGACGGAGCTGCATTTGAAACGGCTCATTGTAGGCGGTTTTGAAGGCGTGTATGAGTTTGGCAAACTGTTCCGTAATGAAGGAATGGACCGCACGCACAACCCCGAGTTTACGACCGTGGAGCTCTATGTGGCTTACAAGGATTACCTCTGGATGATGAAAATGACCGAGGAGGTGCTCGAAAAGGTGGCCCTGGCCGTGAATGGCACCACCAAAGCCACTTTCAATGGCGTGGAGCTCGATTTTGCAGGCCCTTACCCAAGGCTCAGCATTACAGATGCGATCAAGCAATTTACTGGCCTGGATGTGGAGGCGCTCGACGAAGTGGCGATCCGCGAACAATGCCGTGCATGGGGCATGGAGGTGAACGAAAGCATGGGCAAAGGCAAGCTGATCGACGAAATTTTCGGTGAGAAAGTGGAATCGAACATTATCCAGCCTACGTTCATCATCGACCACCCGGTTGAAATGTCGCCGCTGACGAAGAAACACCGCACCAAAAAAGGCATGGTAGAGCGTTTCGAGCTGTTTGTGAATGGCCGCGAGATCGCCAATGCCTATTCTGAGCTCAATGACCCTATCGAGCAGAAAGAGCGTTTCGAAGACCAGCTCCGACTGAAAGAGAAGGGCGACGACGAGGCCATGGAAATGGACGACGACTTCATCCGCTCACTGGAATACGGCATGCCTCCGACTGCCGGAATCGGGATCGGCATTGACCGCCTCACGATGTTGCTGACGGACAATGTGAGCATTCAGGAAGTGATCTTCTTCCCGCAAATGCGTCCGGAGAAGAAAGCGGAAATCGCGAAAGAATCGGACTACGTAGAAGCCGGCGTGCCGGCGGTATGGGTGCCCGCATTGCAGAAAATGAATATACTGACGATCGAGCAACTGAAAGGCGCCAATGCAAACAAGATCTTTAATGACCTGGGCGGGATGCGCAAGAAGCTCAAAATAGAAGAGAAAATGCCGCAGCTGGACGATATAAAGTCCTGGGTGGAATAA
- a CDS encoding AsmA-like C-terminal region-containing protein: MFQKVLKVIGIVALVCFFLFGAVELWIYKNREKLFRNAQELINENLNGNLEIGDFKFRPFYGALGLNFTLYDVKLTDTLYNVHHHPFLKAEKIHVALDLKHVFTGDIRIKNLVLEDGGLRLFTQKDGYSNLSIFKSGKEKKDSKKGDNDGMVKKLGNVRFANFAVAYSDSVKRKYFGAIFRDATNIIERTDSSTNATLTGSVYFDGLTFNADKGGFLMKQETTLALVLGYDEDEKQLKIYPSILESATHDKIGINGVFDFSDTIKVFHLNFEAKGIAVKDALPLLNKRLKTQIDSIGVQANVDTQVKVAGILGRPGLKPQVDVHFETDTFRYNLPVGVLRNMKASGTFTNRADTTKLADVFNSRLIAPKITGFFETIPFAFKLVVNNFRNPRADIDGRIEADSTNMGALLDPARYRFKHGSARIDFHFSGNLKRFYNAEKDNFDGKVSGKVMLKNIAMDYLPQKVRISKINGDLTFNEKVMVLPNLRFYDGQNTLFVRGTLLDLIPYLFGSPKPLRANVDINIPDWQLNWLETLLAARGTSKPKSQNSLKLSNLLDNAIDQMEITAKLDAKKLKYRHFTGRDVKGEFTISNNAVSIEYFQLKAFGGGRVRLSGEMDNDGAGKLPHMSVRAKIENADVHSVFYSFDNFGQKALTHENLKGILNTEFNFESALNNNVRLVPSSMKGLLRIDLTNAYIINFEPFMKMKKLIFKRRNFERVRFAPIRNDFRLNGQEIAIAPMEIESNVLTLYIDGIYSFGNKTDINIQIPLSNLKKRDSTYVLDPNNPEKRQGSKIFLRAVDENGEVNIKLAFRRKKKDKSDDDDSEVKKLEDVER; encoded by the coding sequence ATGTTTCAGAAAGTTCTCAAAGTCATTGGTATTGTTGCCCTGGTTTGCTTTTTCCTTTTTGGGGCTGTGGAGCTCTGGATTTATAAAAACCGGGAAAAGCTGTTCCGGAATGCGCAGGAGCTGATCAATGAGAATCTCAATGGCAATCTCGAAATCGGGGACTTCAAATTCAGGCCTTTTTACGGCGCGCTCGGTCTCAACTTCACGCTGTACGACGTTAAATTGACTGACACGCTCTACAACGTTCATCACCATCCGTTTCTTAAAGCCGAGAAAATTCACGTCGCCCTCGACCTGAAACATGTTTTTACAGGTGATATACGCATTAAAAACCTGGTACTCGAAGACGGCGGCCTGCGGTTGTTCACGCAGAAGGACGGCTATTCGAACCTGTCTATTTTCAAATCGGGCAAGGAAAAGAAGGACAGTAAAAAGGGAGATAATGACGGAATGGTCAAAAAGCTGGGCAATGTCCGGTTTGCGAACTTCGCCGTCGCCTATTCCGACTCCGTGAAACGGAAATACTTCGGCGCCATTTTCCGCGATGCCACCAACATTATCGAACGGACCGATTCGAGCACGAATGCGACCTTGACCGGGTCGGTGTACTTTGATGGATTGACTTTCAATGCCGACAAAGGCGGTTTTCTCATGAAGCAGGAGACAACACTCGCCCTGGTGCTCGGCTACGACGAGGATGAAAAGCAATTGAAAATATACCCGTCCATTCTCGAAAGCGCTACGCATGACAAGATCGGGATTAACGGCGTGTTCGATTTCTCGGATACCATCAAAGTCTTTCATCTCAATTTCGAGGCCAAAGGCATTGCCGTAAAAGACGCATTGCCGCTGCTGAATAAGCGGTTAAAAACACAAATCGATTCCATTGGCGTGCAGGCCAATGTGGATACGCAGGTAAAAGTGGCAGGAATACTCGGCCGGCCGGGGCTTAAACCGCAGGTTGACGTGCATTTTGAAACGGATACTTTCAGATATAACCTTCCGGTTGGAGTTTTGAGAAACATGAAAGCCTCGGGCACCTTCACCAACCGCGCCGACACGACCAAGCTGGCCGACGTTTTCAACTCCCGCCTCATTGCACCCAAGATTACCGGCTTTTTTGAAACCATTCCATTTGCATTTAAGCTGGTGGTAAACAACTTCCGCAACCCGCGTGCAGATATCGACGGTCGCATTGAAGCCGACTCTACCAACATGGGCGCGTTGCTCGATCCCGCACGTTACCGTTTCAAACACGGGTCGGCGCGCATCGACTTCCATTTCAGCGGCAACCTGAAACGCTTCTACAACGCGGAAAAGGATAATTTCGATGGAAAAGTGTCTGGGAAGGTGATGCTTAAAAATATTGCCATGGATTACCTGCCGCAGAAAGTGCGGATCAGCAAAATCAATGGGGACCTTACATTTAACGAAAAAGTGATGGTGCTGCCCAACCTGCGTTTTTACGACGGGCAAAACACGCTTTTCGTGAGGGGAACGCTGCTCGACCTGATTCCTTATCTTTTCGGCTCGCCCAAGCCGCTGCGCGCCAATGTGGATATCAACATTCCCGATTGGCAGCTCAACTGGCTCGAAACCCTGCTCGCCGCCCGCGGTACCAGCAAGCCGAAATCGCAAAATTCACTCAAACTGTCGAACCTGCTGGACAATGCGATCGACCAGATGGAGATTACCGCGAAGCTGGACGCGAAGAAGTTGAAATACCGGCATTTCACCGGTCGCGACGTGAAGGGAGAGTTCACGATCAGCAACAATGCCGTGAGCATCGAATATTTTCAGCTCAAAGCATTCGGGGGCGGGCGCGTGAGGCTTTCGGGTGAAATGGATAATGACGGCGCGGGGAAATTACCGCATATGTCGGTGCGGGCCAAAATAGAGAATGCCGACGTGCATTCGGTGTTTTACTCTTTCGACAATTTTGGACAAAAAGCCCTCACGCACGAAAACCTGAAAGGCATCCTGAATACGGAATTCAATTTCGAATCGGCGCTGAACAACAATGTACGGCTCGTGCCGTCGAGCATGAAAGGATTGTTGCGGATCGATCTGACGAACGCCTACATTATCAACTTCGAGCCGTTCATGAAAATGAAAAAGCTAATTTTCAAACGGCGCAACTTCGAGCGCGTCAGATTCGCGCCGATCCGGAACGATTTCAGGCTTAACGGCCAGGAGATCGCCATCGCGCCCATGGAAATAGAGTCCAATGTGCTCACGCTCTACATCGACGGCATTTACAGTTTCGGGAACAAAACCGATATTAACATTCAAATTCCGCTCAGTAACCTCAAAAAACGCGATTCAACTTACGTCCTCGATCCAAACAACCCGGAAAAACGGCAGGGCTCCAAGATTTTCCTCCGGGCTGTCGATGAAAATGGCGAGGTGAATATCAAACTGGCCTTCCGACGCAAGAAGAAGGACAAATCGGACGATGACGATTCCGAAGTCAAAAAGTTGGAAGACGTGGAGCGGTGA
- a CDS encoding YbaB/EbfC family nucleoid-associated protein produces the protein MFGNMADMMGLMGKMKDIQSRMKEAQEQLVHITETAESGGGMVKATVDGKRKLLTLDIDKDLINSDDKEMLQDLIVAAVNKANENIESKIQQHLQKATDGVLPNIPGLDLGGFMK, from the coding sequence ATGTTTGGAAATATGGCGGACATGATGGGCCTCATGGGCAAAATGAAGGACATCCAGTCGCGTATGAAAGAAGCACAGGAACAGCTTGTTCACATTACCGAAACCGCCGAATCAGGTGGGGGAATGGTGAAAGCTACGGTTGATGGAAAGAGAAAGCTGCTTACCCTGGACATTGATAAGGACCTCATTAATTCCGACGATAAGGAAATGCTGCAAGATCTCATTGTTGCGGCCGTGAACAAAGCCAATGAGAATATCGAATCCAAAATTCAACAACATCTGCAAAAGGCAACGGATGGAGTGCTTCCTAACATTCCAGGGCTGGATTTGGGCGGCTTTATGAAATAA
- a CDS encoding cold-shock protein: MPTGTVKFFNEAKGYGFIVEDDTKKDIFVHVTGLGGLTIRENDQVEYEVVEGKKGLNAVQVKKI; this comes from the coding sequence ATGCCAACAGGTACTGTAAAATTTTTCAATGAAGCTAAGGGATACGGCTTCATCGTGGAAGACGACACAAAAAAGGACATTTTTGTGCATGTGACAGGATTGGGAGGACTTACTATCCGTGAAAACGACCAAGTAGAATACGAAGTCGTTGAAGGAAAAAAAGGGCTCAACGCTGTGCAGGTGAAAAAGATATAG
- a CDS encoding PspC domain-containing protein, with protein sequence MNKFRYFVENQIFGVCAELGEKLNFPASSIRKYFIYATFMTFGSPIILYLVLAFWMELHQHWRRHNSPTIWEL encoded by the coding sequence ATGAACAAGTTTAGGTATTTCGTTGAGAACCAAATATTTGGCGTTTGTGCAGAACTGGGAGAAAAGCTCAACTTCCCGGCCAGCAGCATCCGGAAATACTTCATTTACGCCACATTCATGACCTTCGGCTCACCGATCATTCTCTATCTGGTATTGGCTTTCTGGATGGAGCTGCACCAGCATTGGCGCAGGCATAACAGTCCTACAATCTGGGAGCTTTGA
- a CDS encoding gliding motility lipoprotein GldH: protein MKFIRLAVVVFLMSLLSGCDENVVYKAHEDIDDGLWYIKNKPSFKVEITDTTETYNLYYLLRNALQYPYYNLYITRNFVGPDGKVISNTLEEVFISNEITGKPYGHGLGDLFDHKIPFLKNYRFPRTGTYTFTIAQSMRQNPLPFVLSVGLSVEKVPVKQ from the coding sequence ATGAAGTTCATCCGGCTGGCTGTCGTCGTTTTTTTAATGTCCCTTTTATCAGGTTGTGATGAAAATGTCGTCTATAAAGCCCACGAGGACATTGATGACGGGCTCTGGTATATCAAAAACAAGCCTTCGTTCAAAGTAGAGATTACCGATACCACGGAGACCTACAACCTGTACTATCTGCTCAGGAACGCATTGCAATACCCATACTACAATCTCTACATTACGCGGAATTTCGTCGGACCCGATGGAAAGGTTATTTCCAACACTTTGGAAGAGGTTTTTATTTCCAATGAAATAACCGGCAAGCCGTATGGCCACGGGCTGGGCGATTTGTTCGACCATAAAATTCCCTTTCTGAAAAACTACCGCTTCCCGCGCACAGGTACCTACACCTTCACGATTGCACAATCCATGCGCCAAAACCCGCTGCCGTTTGTACTCAGCGTCGGGCTTAGCGTGGAAAAGGTGCCGGTAAAACAGTAA
- a CDS encoding AI-2E family transporter: MNSTLRPLPNKDRETPVYLKLASTLVALIATVYILYILRETLIPLAFSILLAILLHPVCAWLELRRVPRIGAILLSILALFTAIVILVYLVSMQVGSFAEELPRITEKAEAILDQTLTLGERYLNISRTQQVSEAQKYLINALSEGRAFLLNTLVTTTGAISTFVLIPLYIFFFLLYRDFFRMFVHKAIRRVPNEELNVLLKKIYEVIQSYLSGLFLVILIVGVLNSIGLLILGIPHAIFFGFLAGFLILIPYIGILIGSVLPALLSIVTMDSPWYAVGVIGVMSFVQFLEGNFITPNIVGSKVSVNPLAAIVALFLGGQLWGLSGLILALPVTAILKVILDTVPSLEPYGFLLGEPVHEVAEEKADIARGQVAEKEFRKKPYRRHRNKPKKRPEGDAPPAPPAI; encoded by the coding sequence ATGAATTCAACTTTGCGTCCTCTTCCAAACAAAGATAGAGAAACCCCCGTGTACCTGAAACTCGCCAGCACGCTGGTGGCGCTCATTGCGACGGTGTACATTCTTTATATCCTCCGGGAAACGCTTATTCCGCTCGCATTCTCGATTTTACTCGCTATCCTGCTCCATCCCGTGTGCGCGTGGCTCGAACTGCGCAGAGTGCCGCGCATAGGCGCCATTTTGCTGAGCATTCTGGCATTGTTCACGGCGATCGTCATTCTCGTTTACCTCGTGTCAATGCAGGTAGGCAGTTTTGCGGAAGAGCTTCCGCGGATTACCGAAAAAGCGGAGGCGATCCTGGACCAGACGCTCACACTCGGAGAGCGCTATCTCAATATCAGCCGTACGCAACAGGTGAGCGAGGCGCAAAAATACCTGATCAATGCATTAAGCGAAGGCCGCGCATTTTTGCTCAATACGCTTGTCACCACCACCGGCGCGATTTCTACGTTTGTCCTGATACCGCTTTACATATTCTTTTTCCTGCTCTACCGCGATTTTTTCAGAATGTTTGTCCACAAAGCGATCCGCCGCGTGCCGAATGAAGAGTTGAATGTGCTGTTGAAAAAAATCTACGAAGTAATTCAAAGCTACCTGTCAGGCCTGTTCCTCGTCATACTGATCGTAGGCGTGCTGAACAGCATCGGATTGCTGATATTGGGCATCCCGCATGCGATATTTTTCGGTTTCCTGGCCGGTTTCCTGATCCTGATCCCCTACATCGGCATCCTGATTGGTTCGGTGCTGCCCGCATTGTTAAGCATTGTTACCATGGATTCGCCGTGGTATGCCGTGGGGGTGATCGGTGTGATGAGCTTCGTGCAGTTTCTGGAAGGTAATTTTATTACGCCAAACATCGTGGGTTCCAAGGTGAGCGTCAACCCGCTGGCTGCTATCGTCGCATTGTTTCTCGGCGGGCAGCTTTGGGGCCTTTCGGGTCTGATCCTCGCATTGCCCGTAACCGCCATTCTGAAAGTGATTTTGGATACTGTTCCCAGCCTCGAACCGTATGGTTTCCTGCTCGGAGAGCCCGTTCACGAGGTAGCGGAGGAAAAAGCCGACATAGCCCGGGGCCAGGTTGCTGAGAAGGAATTCAGGAAGAAACCCTATCGCCGGCACCGCAATAAGCCCAAAAAGCGGCCCGAAGGTGATGCACCGCCGGCTCCGCCTGCCATTTAG